CCACCGAGCTGGTGCGTGCCCACTTCGTGGGTGAGCGGTTCGCGCCCAGCGTCGAGGACGCCATCACCAACACGTTGATCGCCCGTTTCCACAAGACGCGCACCGCGAAGGAGCAGGCCGACCTCGTTCTCGCGGTGCTGGCGATGGACCACATTCACGCGCCGGGCGGCGCCCCCGGGCTGTTCCTGCTCGCCACCGGCGACCAGGATTTCATTCCGCTCGTCGACCGGATGATCGACGCCCGGGCCGATGTCATCCTCGTCGTCGCCTCGACACGCACGCTCTCGCCGGAGTACCGGCGCATCGCTGCTCAGCAGAACGTCAGGCTGCTGTCGCTGACGGACGTCCTGGACATCAAGCCGCTGCCGGAGTCCGACGTCGACGCCGCGGCGACGCGTGTGCTGGGCCTCTACCGCGTGTGCCTGGAGGGCGGTGTGCTCGGCGGCGACCAGACGCGCAACATCCGGATGCTCACCGACTGGGGCCTGCTTCAGCCGGGCGACCAGGAGGTGGAGCACACGGCGTGTCTGCAGCAGTTCGCGCGGGTCGACAGCCGCAAGGTGGCGATCCCGGCGAAGCGGGAGACCGGCAACCGGCCCGCGGTGCTGCGACGCACCACTCTGAACTTCGCGTCGTCGACCGTGCGTGAGGTCATCGAGGACGCCGACTGGGTGCTACGGCGGACCGGCAACGCCGCACGGCCGCCCACCATCGGAGATCTCGGCGTGGGCCGGTTCGCCACCGACGACGGCCGCCGCCTCGCCCGGGTCATCGGCGCGATGAAGGACGTGGGCTGGCTGCTCGAACGGTCGGACGGCCGGTTCGAGTCGCGCCTGGAGTGGTCGGCCGACGGGCTCCTGGAACCGCTCTGGCGGGTGATCTGCGAGATCAATCGGCGGGCGTTCGCCGACCACACCGAGGGCGTCTCGCGCGATCGACTGTTCCAGGACCTCCGGTCGACCCCGATCGCCTCCGACATCGACCGCAAGGGCGGCAAGGCCGCGCAGGCCGTCATCGACTACGCCCGCCGCATCGGCGTCATCGACGCGATTCCCGCGGGCTCGGACGGCTACGCGCTGGCGGTGATCGAGGCCCACCCGGTCGCCCAATCGGTCACCAGCGCCCTGCGTACCCTCGGCAGCCTCCTGCGGGACCGGGCGGGCGCCGCGGCGCCCGAGCACGAGGTACTCGCCCTGATGCGCGAACGGGACGAACACGTCGGCGGCCAGGTGCTCTTCGGCTACGACAACCGTGACCGCCAGCGGTTCCTGCGGGTGCTGCGCCGGTCCGGGCTGATGGAGCGCCCCTCGGGCAACGAGCCCACGGTCCGCCTCAAGCGCACGCCGTGGCTCGAACGGATCTCCTGAACCGGATCGGCGGCCTCAGAGGGCCAACGCCCGCCGGCTGACCCAGCGCCGGCCCGGCCCGGACAACTCCTCGCTGGTGATCACCACCGTCAGCTCCCCACCTTCGAGAGCGTGCGTCGTGACCAGAGGGATCCGCTGGCTGGCGCCCACCGCCATGTCGAACGGCCCGGGATCGAGCAGTTCGGCGTCCGGCGGGCGCTGACCGTCCAAGGTGATCGAGGTCCGCACCGCGGGACCACGCCGGTGCCCGACGACCAGTTGCCGCCGCTTCACCCACTCCCGGACCGACGGGTTGTTCCGCTGCGATATCACGGTGAATTGGCGGCGACCAGCACCGGACCGCCAGGTACCCCACTCGCCTTCGTCAGCGAATTCGATGGTGAATTCCGGGGCGTCGCGCCGCGCGCGGTCGTCCGCCTCGGCGGAAAACTGCCGCTCCAACAGATTCGCCTGCCGAATCGCGGCGACGGCCTGCGCGGCGCTCGCGTCGGCGGCCTTGCTGGAGAGTTC
This genomic stretch from Micromonospora krabiensis harbors:
- a CDS encoding NYN domain-containing protein, whose amino-acid sequence is MDCDRRCRSPTSTIQPESPSKPRFPSGLTFLNAPFRARSPIDPSTVTSRSTDCRISFPRILVENFRATSLRDRNGVLMTTNEAVLLVDWLNLSIHLKNQRLSFGSDLVGDLIKIARDECARHGSTELVRAHFVGERFAPSVEDAITNTLIARFHKTRTAKEQADLVLAVLAMDHIHAPGGAPGLFLLATGDQDFIPLVDRMIDARADVILVVASTRTLSPEYRRIAAQQNVRLLSLTDVLDIKPLPESDVDAAATRVLGLYRVCLEGGVLGGDQTRNIRMLTDWGLLQPGDQEVEHTACLQQFARVDSRKVAIPAKRETGNRPAVLRRTTLNFASSTVREVIEDADWVLRRTGNAARPPTIGDLGVGRFATDDGRRLARVIGAMKDVGWLLERSDGRFESRLEWSADGLLEPLWRVICEINRRAFADHTEGVSRDRLFQDLRSTPIASDIDRKGGKAAQAVIDYARRIGVIDAIPAGSDGYALAVIEAHPVAQSVTSALRTLGSLLRDRAGAAAPEHEVLALMRERDEHVGGQVLFGYDNRDRQRFLRVLRRSGLMERPSGNEPTVRLKRTPWLERIS